The following are from one region of the Paenibacillus sp. JZ16 genome:
- a CDS encoding ABC transporter ATP-binding protein codes for MAKPDQGSKHGNTEAPDLSLRGGSPMRGMTMAKAKPKNTMGTLRRIWGYIRPFKGGMIAVFSFTLITTILSLIAPYLLGNAVDHYIIPGDFEGLMGLCAVLLAVYAGTALTAWLQQHVMVKVSQLSIQDMRRDIFARLQVLPLRFFDSKTHGELMSRTTNDIENVSGTLNQSVTQLISSLLSLVGSLAIMLYLNVWLTLLSMVTIPLVMLFTKIVASRTRKHFSKQQSTLGELNGFIEETVSGQKVVQVYRRERHAAAQFDVMNKKLTDASIQAQIYSGTVGPVMNVLNNISFALIAAVGGYMAFKDFTTVGVVVAFLNYSKQFQRPLNDLANQFNLVQSAVAGAERVFEVMDTESEYQDNPDENTADDMYGEVQFDHVCFSYKEGIPILKDVSLTARPGETIALVGPTGAGKTTIINLLTRFYEIDSGMITIDGVDIRQLDKDHLRSKLGIVLQDAYVFSASIRENIRYGRLDASDEEIETAAKLANAHDFIMKLPEGYDTLLVSGGGNLSQGQRQLLTIARAVLADPVILILDEATSSIDTRTEMHIQTAMRTLMKGRTSFVIAHRLSTIREADQILVMNQGGIAERGTHEELLAKRGFYYELYNSQFKLSG; via the coding sequence ATGGCTAAACCCGATCAAGGATCCAAGCATGGCAATACAGAAGCTCCGGATCTGAGTTTGCGCGGCGGCAGCCCCATGCGCGGAATGACGATGGCCAAGGCGAAGCCCAAAAATACAATGGGAACATTACGCCGGATCTGGGGTTACATACGACCATTTAAAGGCGGCATGATCGCTGTTTTCTCATTCACGCTCATCACGACGATTCTGTCCCTGATTGCTCCTTACCTGCTGGGGAATGCGGTGGATCATTATATCATTCCGGGAGATTTTGAGGGACTCATGGGGCTGTGCGCGGTGCTTCTAGCGGTTTACGCGGGTACTGCACTCACAGCATGGCTGCAGCAGCATGTCATGGTTAAGGTCTCGCAGCTGTCTATTCAGGACATGCGGAGGGATATTTTTGCGAGACTTCAAGTCCTTCCGCTGCGTTTCTTTGACAGCAAGACCCACGGCGAATTAATGAGCCGCACGACCAACGATATCGAGAACGTTTCCGGGACGTTGAATCAGAGCGTAACCCAGCTCATTTCAAGCCTGCTGTCCCTGGTTGGATCGCTTGCCATTATGCTGTACCTGAACGTATGGCTGACGCTGCTCAGCATGGTGACCATTCCGCTTGTCATGCTGTTCACGAAGATCGTAGCAAGCCGGACAAGGAAGCATTTCTCCAAGCAGCAGAGCACGCTGGGTGAGCTTAATGGCTTTATCGAGGAAACCGTCTCGGGGCAGAAGGTCGTTCAGGTATATCGCCGGGAGCGGCATGCCGCTGCGCAGTTCGATGTCATGAACAAGAAGCTGACCGATGCCAGCATTCAAGCTCAGATTTATTCGGGTACCGTCGGTCCGGTTATGAACGTGCTGAATAACATCAGTTTTGCCTTAATTGCGGCGGTCGGCGGGTATATGGCATTCAAGGATTTTACTACCGTGGGGGTTGTCGTTGCATTTCTGAACTACTCGAAGCAGTTTCAACGGCCGCTGAACGACCTGGCGAATCAATTCAATCTCGTGCAATCTGCTGTGGCGGGTGCTGAACGGGTCTTTGAGGTGATGGATACCGAGTCCGAGTACCAGGACAATCCAGACGAGAATACAGCAGATGACATGTATGGCGAGGTGCAATTTGACCATGTCTGCTTCAGTTATAAGGAAGGAATCCCGATCCTGAAGGACGTTTCCCTTACCGCTCGGCCGGGCGAGACCATTGCGCTTGTCGGTCCGACAGGTGCCGGCAAAACCACCATCATCAATCTGCTGACCCGTTTCTATGAGATCGATTCTGGCATGATCACCATTGATGGGGTCGACATCCGACAGCTTGATAAGGATCACCTGCGGAGCAAGCTGGGAATCGTGCTGCAGGATGCCTATGTATTCTCGGCATCGATTCGGGAGAACATCCGCTACGGCCGGCTTGATGCCTCGGACGAAGAGATCGAAACCGCCGCCAAGCTTGCCAATGCGCATGACTTTATCATGAAGCTGCCCGAAGGCTATGACACGCTGCTTGTGTCGGGCGGAGGCAACCTGAGCCAAGGCCAGAGGCAGCTCTTGACGATCGCTCGCGCGGTGCTTGCCGATCCGGTCATTTTGATTCTGGACGAAGCTACCAGCAGCATTGATACGCGGACGGAGATGCATATTCAGACCGCCATGCGCACCCTGATGAAGGGCCGAACCAGCTTCGTCATCGCTCATCGTCTAAGCACGATCCGTGAGGCTGACCAGATTCTCGTCATGAATCAAGGCGGTATCGCAGAGCGCGGCACACACGAAGAGCTGCTGGCCAAACGCGGCTTTTATTACGAGTTATATAACAGCCAGTTTAAGTTAAGCGGTTGA
- a CDS encoding ABC transporter ATP-binding protein encodes MLKLFRYLRPHWAAALLAPLLMLLEVAMDLLQPILMASIIDQGVMQNDTAHILHTGLIMLGAAAIGLLGGLGCTIYSSIASQRFGADLRRDLFLKVQTLSFRNLDDVSTGSLITRLTSDIVQIQTMVQMLLRIFVRSPLLAIGSMIMAVIISPKLAIILAIAVPLLFVVMFFLIRATLPLFATVQKKLDKVNTVLKENFAGIRVSKAFVRAGYEKDRFHQANTDFTQVSVKTQRIVALNMPILTMILNISIVIVLWLGGKNAIDGSFEVGSLVAFINYVTQVLFSVSSVAMMLVRISTAKVSADRIQEVMHTESEIANADHPAVNAYKQGEIEFDQVTFSYKPGIQKPVLHHVSFKVRPGQTVAIMGATGSGKTSLVSLLPRLYDVTSGRIFIDGTDVRQFDLSALRERIGIVLQESILFTGTIRDNIRYGKADASDEEVIAAAKAAQAHEFISSMPEGYDTMLGQRGVNLSGGQKQRISIARALLLRPAILILDDSTSAIDMGTESRLQKELARLMKGRTCLMIAQRISSVIDADRILVLDDGELVAEGTHSELLASCELYQDIYQSQFGKEVSSHG; translated from the coding sequence TTGCTCAAATTATTTCGTTATTTACGTCCCCACTGGGCTGCGGCCCTGCTTGCGCCGCTGCTTATGCTGCTGGAGGTCGCCATGGATTTGCTCCAGCCCATTCTCATGGCCAGCATTATTGATCAAGGCGTCATGCAGAACGATACTGCGCACATTCTCCATACAGGTCTCATCATGCTGGGTGCGGCTGCCATCGGGCTGCTTGGAGGTCTCGGTTGTACGATCTATTCTTCCATTGCCTCGCAGCGTTTCGGTGCCGACCTGCGCCGGGATTTGTTCCTTAAGGTTCAGACCCTCTCGTTCCGTAATCTGGACGATGTCTCAACGGGTTCGCTGATCACACGGCTTACGAGCGACATCGTCCAGATTCAGACCATGGTCCAGATGCTGCTGCGTATCTTCGTACGCTCTCCGTTGCTCGCGATTGGAAGCATGATCATGGCAGTGATCATTAGCCCGAAGCTCGCCATCATTCTGGCCATTGCCGTTCCGTTGTTGTTCGTTGTGATGTTCTTTCTGATCCGGGCTACCCTACCCTTATTCGCCACCGTTCAGAAGAAACTCGATAAAGTGAATACAGTCCTGAAAGAGAATTTTGCCGGCATCCGGGTATCCAAAGCATTCGTGCGAGCCGGGTATGAGAAGGATCGATTCCATCAAGCGAATACCGACTTCACGCAAGTTTCGGTTAAAACACAACGGATTGTCGCGCTCAATATGCCCATCTTGACCATGATACTGAACATCAGCATCGTGATTGTCCTCTGGCTCGGCGGGAAGAACGCGATTGATGGCTCGTTCGAGGTGGGAAGCCTGGTAGCCTTCATCAACTATGTGACACAGGTGCTGTTCTCCGTTTCCTCCGTGGCGATGATGCTGGTTCGAATCTCTACGGCCAAGGTTTCCGCTGATCGTATCCAGGAAGTCATGCATACGGAATCCGAGATTGCAAACGCTGATCATCCGGCGGTAAATGCATACAAGCAGGGAGAAATCGAATTTGACCAGGTGACTTTTTCCTATAAACCGGGGATTCAGAAGCCTGTTTTACATCATGTCAGTTTCAAGGTTCGACCGGGGCAGACCGTCGCGATTATGGGAGCAACCGGTTCGGGAAAAACCTCTCTGGTATCCCTGCTTCCCCGCCTGTATGATGTAACTTCCGGACGGATCTTCATCGATGGAACCGATGTGCGACAATTCGACTTATCGGCGTTACGCGAACGCATCGGCATCGTCCTGCAAGAATCCATCCTCTTCACAGGCACCATTCGGGATAATATCCGCTACGGGAAAGCGGATGCTTCCGATGAAGAAGTGATTGCAGCGGCCAAGGCTGCGCAGGCGCATGAATTCATTTCGTCCATGCCGGAAGGATACGATACGATGCTTGGACAAAGAGGCGTGAACCTCTCCGGCGGCCAGAAGCAGCGGATATCCATTGCACGGGCATTACTGCTCCGCCCCGCCATTCTGATTCTGGATGACAGCACCAGTGCCATCGATATGGGAACGGAGTCCAGGCTTCAGAAAGAGCTGGCCCGGCTGATGAAGGGTCGAACCTGCCTCATGATTGCCCAGCGGATCTCTTCCGTAATTGATGCCGATCGCATACTGGTGCTGGACGATGGAGAATTGGTAGCGGAAGGTACGCATAGCGAGCTGCTTGCTTCCTGTGAGCTGTACCAGGATATTTATCAATCGCAATTCGGCAAGGAGGTGTCTTCCCATGGCTAA
- a CDS encoding M15 family metallopeptidase produces the protein MKKGLIMLVIFLLVGCESILTETPNVKDRVDSRDGQETKTDSGTQSNQTSATQTIRVTDEQVTRGNLVLVNKDHPLDPEAVPKDIVTLFENQDLMYGYVVLDNTIRLSRSVAENFRNMIEAAGEDGVNRFMISSGYRDEDEQEQLYREKGSDYALPPGYSEHNLGLSMDIGSTQQSIDRSPEGKWLKEHAWAHGFILRYPQDKTEITGIQYEPWHFRYVGQPHSMIMKELNLTLEEYLDYLKDQSSYRTTVDGKEYEIKYVPVTSKDMEIEIPAGSEYEISGNNIDGIIVTVLLSKDDAE, from the coding sequence TTGAAAAAAGGTTTGATTATGCTCGTTATATTTCTGTTGGTCGGATGCGAGTCCATTCTGACGGAGACGCCTAACGTGAAGGATAGGGTGGACAGTAGGGATGGACAGGAAACAAAGACGGATTCCGGCACGCAATCGAATCAGACATCCGCTACGCAGACGATCCGTGTAACGGATGAACAAGTGACGCGTGGAAACTTGGTTCTGGTCAATAAGGATCATCCGCTTGATCCGGAAGCGGTGCCGAAGGATATCGTAACATTGTTTGAAAATCAAGATTTAATGTATGGTTATGTGGTTCTGGATAACACGATCCGGTTATCGCGCAGTGTGGCGGAGAATTTCCGTAATATGATTGAAGCCGCCGGAGAAGATGGAGTCAATCGCTTCATGATCAGCAGCGGGTATCGGGATGAAGACGAGCAAGAACAGCTTTATCGTGAAAAAGGTTCCGATTACGCCTTGCCTCCAGGCTACAGCGAGCATAATCTCGGGCTCTCGATGGATATCGGATCGACGCAACAGTCGATTGATCGATCGCCCGAAGGGAAGTGGCTGAAGGAGCATGCATGGGCGCACGGATTCATTCTGCGCTATCCTCAGGACAAGACAGAGATTACAGGCATTCAGTATGAACCGTGGCATTTTCGTTATGTTGGGCAGCCGCACAGCATGATCATGAAGGAACTGAATCTTACCTTGGAGGAATATCTGGATTACCTAAAGGATCAATCCAGCTACAGAACAACCGTAGATGGGAAGGAATACGAAATTAAGTATGTACCCGTGACATCCAAAGACATGGAGATTGAGATACCGGCAGGAAGCGAGTATGAGATATCTGGAAACAATATCGACGGAATCATAGTGACGGTACTGCTAAGCAAGGATGATGCGGAATGA
- a CDS encoding VanZ family protein encodes MKLSNKWLLLLPYSLYLYVLLKVILFKFGSVDISVLWQQLHRATEIPEYAQNRLQFANFTPFESIRMNMRRLTSPHDVINLFGNIAIFMPNGIFVGLMLRSKFLGFIGSFTTSLGLSLALECSQLVFSMGSFDVDDLILNTAGGVLGYGVFLMLKLIFSGTTLPIDERRERTGKPLTGNERVRN; translated from the coding sequence ATGAAATTATCGAATAAATGGTTACTATTATTGCCGTATTCATTGTATCTCTACGTCTTACTCAAGGTGATTCTATTCAAGTTCGGTTCCGTAGATATATCGGTTCTGTGGCAGCAGCTGCATCGAGCCACCGAGATCCCGGAATATGCACAGAATCGATTGCAATTTGCCAATTTCACGCCTTTTGAATCCATTCGAATGAATATGAGGCGTCTTACGAGTCCACATGACGTGATCAATCTCTTCGGGAATATCGCCATATTCATGCCTAATGGCATATTCGTCGGTCTTATGCTTAGGAGCAAGTTCCTCGGGTTCATTGGCTCCTTTACGACATCTCTGGGGTTGAGTCTCGCGCTGGAATGCTCCCAGCTCGTTTTTTCAATGGGAAGTTTTGATGTGGATGATTTAATTCTGAATACAGCCGGCGGGGTGCTTGGATACGGCGTGTTTCTCATGTTGAAGCTAATCTTTTCAGGAACAACTCTGCCTATTGACGAGAGACGAGAAAGAACGGGTAAGCCTTTAACTGGGAACGAACGAGTAAGGAACTGA
- a CDS encoding nitrate/nitrite transporter produces MERKGFWQSGHKPSLFGAFLYFDISFMIWGMLGPLAVVIAADYPMDPVQKANLVALPVLGGSILRLVLGFLADRLGPKLTAQIGMVVTLIPLLLGWLWVDSLDQLYVVAILLGVAGASFAAALPLAGQWYPKEHQGLAMGIAGAGNSGTVLATLFANRLAQHFGSWEIVFGLAIIPIVLVFIYFSLFARNSPNRPAPKRWSEYANVLKQRDAWVFCALYCVTFGGFVGLANYLTIFFNTQYGLSAVQAADITTICVIAGSFFRPVGGFLADRIGGSRMLMFLYTGASIMLIGVSFMPPLWLVVTLLFIGMMCLGAGNGSVFQLVPQRFGGEIGLVTGIVGAAGGLGGYALPLILGRLYQATGSYTAGFIILSFIAAASLTLTVVMQLKWRRSWLRSVSSGPQAGSAKL; encoded by the coding sequence ATGGAGAGGAAAGGATTTTGGCAAAGCGGGCATAAGCCCTCGCTGTTCGGTGCTTTTCTGTATTTTGACATCAGCTTTATGATATGGGGCATGCTTGGCCCCCTTGCGGTGGTCATTGCCGCGGATTATCCGATGGACCCGGTGCAGAAGGCAAATCTTGTGGCGCTTCCCGTTCTGGGCGGCTCCATACTCCGACTCGTATTAGGATTCCTGGCGGATCGCCTGGGTCCTAAATTAACGGCTCAGATTGGAATGGTCGTTACGCTGATCCCTTTATTATTAGGCTGGTTGTGGGTAGATTCCCTGGATCAATTGTATGTTGTCGCTATTCTGCTAGGGGTGGCTGGAGCTTCGTTCGCTGCAGCTCTGCCACTGGCGGGACAGTGGTATCCCAAGGAACATCAAGGTTTGGCGATGGGAATTGCCGGTGCCGGTAACAGCGGCACGGTCCTCGCAACCCTCTTCGCCAATCGGCTTGCCCAACATTTCGGAAGCTGGGAGATTGTGTTCGGACTCGCCATTATCCCCATCGTGCTGGTATTCATTTACTTCTCGCTGTTTGCACGCAATAGTCCGAATCGTCCCGCTCCCAAAAGATGGTCCGAATATGCAAATGTCCTTAAGCAGCGTGATGCCTGGGTATTCTGTGCCCTGTACTGCGTGACGTTCGGCGGCTTTGTGGGACTTGCTAACTATTTGACGATCTTCTTCAACACCCAGTATGGTCTCTCCGCGGTCCAGGCCGCCGACATTACCACGATCTGCGTCATAGCAGGGAGCTTCTTCCGCCCTGTGGGCGGCTTTCTGGCCGATCGAATCGGGGGCTCACGGATGCTCATGTTTCTCTATACCGGGGCGTCCATCATGCTCATCGGCGTCTCCTTCATGCCTCCACTTTGGCTTGTTGTCACGCTGCTGTTTATTGGCATGATGTGCCTGGGTGCGGGAAACGGTTCGGTATTTCAGCTCGTCCCTCAGCGGTTTGGCGGCGAGATCGGCCTGGTTACCGGTATTGTCGGAGCCGCCGGAGGGCTTGGAGGTTATGCTCTGCCGCTTATTCTCGGCCGATTATACCAGGCGACAGGCTCATACACAGCGGGCTTCATTATTTTAAGTTTCATAGCTGCCGCTTCGCTGACCCTTACAGTCGTGATGCAGCTGAAATGGCGGCGAAGCTGGCTTCGCAGTGTGTCATCAGGTCCGCAGGCCGGTTCGGCCAAGCTATAA
- the nirB gene encoding nitrite reductase large subunit NirB, whose translation MRRKKLLVVGNGMAGIRCVEEILKLDPELFDITIFGAEPRPNYNRILLSKVLQGEHSLQDIILNDWSWYELHGIRLLAGETVCHIDIKSRAVETVSGIRETYDALILATGSSPYIPPITGADKEGVISFRTVDDCTKMTEMSKMYTKAAVIGGGLLGLEAARGLLHLGMDTQVVHNAPYIMNRQLDRTASMMLQRELEAQGMQFNLAKDTTRIVGRTRAQGLRFMDGTRLDADVVVLAVGIKPNVELAQRSGIRTQRAILVDDFMRTSEPNIYAVGECAEHRGVSYGLVAPLYEQGKVLARVICGREAEPYGGSIPYSQLKVSGVDVFSAGVISGEGAETAIQHYDAVCGTYKKVTMRNGRVTGAVLFGNTNEGSSLLTLVQQGAAVSELIPSESSGLSAAESAAEALPEHETVCACNGVSKAAIMAAITEHHLESSDEVKEHTRASGSCGGCRPMVDALVKYMRSGKRKEGLHTEARTPIEVPVCECTVLGPSSLKQAVVHAVSQGCHSVQDFMLRQGWKKPDGCEVCCPALRFYFDIEMTGAVHHDERSQPIKASADDVFYKGSRSYQGVKVWVGDTEGSKPEAASIRKIGEWLRTGWREVSLPSPVSAGVSDCTASSVSILVQGIGISVSPAGWEVYLGGHAAHPVREGQLIGVAESEEDVVQLAAASLQWYRQNSMYEEPLWRWVERTGVTAIRENVLDDDLQRELAEQLSRYAWEAQVR comes from the coding sequence ATGAGGAGAAAGAAGCTACTTGTCGTTGGCAATGGGATGGCGGGAATACGATGTGTTGAGGAAATCCTCAAGCTGGATCCGGAGCTCTTCGATATTACGATATTCGGTGCCGAACCTCGCCCTAACTACAATCGAATCCTCCTATCCAAAGTGCTTCAAGGTGAACATTCTCTCCAGGATATCATTCTGAACGATTGGTCCTGGTATGAGCTGCATGGCATTCGGCTGTTGGCAGGGGAGACCGTTTGTCATATCGATATCAAATCCCGCGCTGTCGAGACAGTCTCCGGTATACGGGAAACGTATGATGCGTTAATTCTGGCAACAGGCTCATCTCCCTACATTCCGCCTATAACCGGAGCGGATAAGGAAGGCGTCATTTCGTTTCGGACTGTGGACGACTGTACGAAAATGACCGAAATGTCCAAGATGTACACGAAGGCGGCAGTCATTGGCGGAGGCTTACTGGGATTGGAGGCTGCCCGCGGGCTTCTCCATCTCGGGATGGATACCCAAGTGGTTCATAATGCTCCTTATATCATGAACCGGCAGCTGGATCGAACGGCTTCGATGATGCTGCAGCGGGAACTTGAAGCTCAAGGGATGCAATTTAACTTGGCGAAGGACACCACGCGAATTGTTGGCCGCACGAGAGCGCAGGGTCTTCGGTTTATGGACGGGACGCGTCTAGATGCGGATGTAGTCGTTCTCGCTGTTGGGATCAAGCCCAATGTGGAGCTTGCCCAAAGAAGCGGCATTCGAACGCAGCGGGCGATTCTGGTGGATGACTTCATGAGAACGAGCGAGCCGAACATTTATGCCGTGGGAGAGTGCGCGGAACACCGAGGCGTAAGTTATGGTCTGGTCGCTCCTCTGTATGAGCAGGGGAAGGTGCTGGCCCGTGTCATCTGCGGCCGGGAGGCGGAGCCATATGGCGGGTCGATTCCCTACTCCCAGCTTAAAGTATCGGGCGTGGATGTATTCTCCGCCGGAGTGATATCAGGGGAAGGTGCTGAAACGGCCATTCAGCACTACGATGCCGTATGCGGCACATACAAAAAAGTGACCATGCGCAATGGCAGGGTTACGGGTGCTGTTCTGTTCGGAAATACGAATGAGGGGTCCTCGCTCCTGACATTGGTGCAGCAGGGTGCGGCTGTGTCAGAGCTTATACCTTCTGAAAGCAGCGGCCTCAGCGCAGCCGAATCCGCTGCAGAGGCGCTCCCGGAACATGAAACGGTTTGCGCTTGCAACGGCGTCAGCAAAGCGGCGATCATGGCGGCTATTACCGAACATCATCTGGAAAGCTCGGATGAAGTGAAGGAGCATACCAGGGCATCCGGTTCCTGCGGCGGCTGCCGGCCTATGGTGGACGCTCTTGTCAAATATATGCGAAGCGGCAAGAGGAAAGAGGGTTTGCATACGGAAGCCAGAACGCCAATCGAGGTTCCTGTATGTGAATGCACGGTGCTTGGTCCATCTTCATTGAAGCAAGCGGTGGTTCATGCCGTGTCTCAAGGCTGTCATTCCGTTCAGGATTTTATGTTACGTCAAGGTTGGAAGAAACCGGACGGTTGTGAGGTGTGCTGTCCAGCCTTACGATTTTATTTTGACATTGAAATGACGGGTGCAGTTCACCATGATGAGCGTAGCCAACCAATTAAAGCAAGTGCCGACGACGTTTTTTATAAGGGCTCAAGGTCCTATCAGGGGGTCAAGGTATGGGTGGGAGACACGGAAGGATCGAAGCCAGAGGCGGCAAGCATTCGTAAAATTGGGGAATGGCTTCGAACCGGCTGGCGAGAGGTGTCCCTTCCTTCCCCGGTGAGTGCAGGGGTGTCTGATTGCACAGCGTCGTCCGTCAGCATCCTGGTTCAGGGGATCGGAATTTCCGTTTCTCCCGCGGGCTGGGAGGTTTATCTCGGCGGACATGCGGCGCATCCTGTCCGTGAAGGGCAGTTGATCGGTGTTGCGGAGAGTGAGGAAGATGTCGTCCAGCTCGCAGCTGCTAGCTTGCAGTGGTACCGTCAGAACAGCATGTATGAGGAACCGCTGTGGAGGTGGGTGGAACGTACAGGCGTGACGGCGATCCGGGAGAATGTTCTTGACGATGATCTGCAAAGAGAACTTGCAGAACAGCTGTCTCGCTATGCATGGGAGGCGCAGGTCCGTTAA
- the nasC gene encoding assimilatory nitrate reductase catalytic subunit NasC, with protein MLQSDRAEATEAAAVIETQCPFCSVQCKMTVTEGGNGIPGQRRAEYKVEGVPNAASEGRVCVKGMHAHQHAVHSQRLTNPFIRSNGELVPCSWDEAFAVASQHLQGISEQHGPDANAVYGGGSLTNETAYLLGKFARVALGTRHIDYNGRFCMSAAASAGSKTFGIDRGLTFRLADIPLARCIVLAGTNIAECQPTLLPYFNRAKENGARIIVIDPRKTATAAMADMHLPIRPGTDTVLADVMLKIIMDEGFIDESFIQARTNGYDELSVYLNSLDLSQAADICGLELGQIREAALAFGEADTGMVLTARGVEQQTDGHLAVRHFLNLVLATGKIGREGCGYGAITGQGNGQGGREHGQKADQLPGYRSIENEKDRAYVASVWGVEAASLPGKGVSAYEMMELIHQGVIKSLFVMGSNPIVSNPNAGLVEEGLNKLDFLMVADMFMSETAQLADLVLPVTSYMENEGTLTNLEGRVLLREAGRQAPGEARHDWRILCSIADMLGKGQYFRFNEPEEVFNELRLASKGGIADYYGITYDRLRREKGVYWPCPSPEEAGAGLLFQQSFAHPDGKAVFSIMEGTPWKGVTEEYSLILTNGRVLSHYLTGVQTRRSPSLLARELENFVEIHPITAQRYRIRDGEWVEVQSEHGYFTVRARIKDQIREDTLFVPMHWGGVQNVNHATRPELDPFCKMPGFKTSAVRIRPLHQKVYRENDSYTER; from the coding sequence ATGCTTCAATCGGATCGTGCTGAAGCGACAGAAGCTGCTGCCGTGATCGAGACGCAATGTCCGTTCTGCAGTGTGCAGTGCAAGATGACGGTAACCGAGGGTGGGAACGGCATTCCGGGTCAGCGCCGGGCCGAATATAAGGTGGAAGGGGTACCGAACGCCGCATCGGAGGGCAGGGTATGCGTCAAAGGCATGCATGCGCATCAGCATGCAGTCCATTCGCAGCGTCTGACAAACCCGTTCATCCGTTCAAATGGTGAACTCGTCCCATGTTCGTGGGATGAAGCATTTGCTGTGGCCAGTCAGCATTTACAGGGGATATCAGAGCAGCATGGCCCTGATGCCAATGCCGTTTACGGCGGTGGATCGTTGACCAACGAAACGGCATATTTGCTCGGGAAATTTGCCCGAGTGGCGCTGGGAACCCGCCATATCGATTATAACGGCCGCTTCTGTATGTCTGCCGCTGCTTCTGCAGGGAGCAAAACCTTCGGGATTGACCGGGGGTTGACCTTCAGATTGGCTGATATTCCTCTGGCCCGCTGCATCGTGCTGGCCGGCACCAATATAGCGGAATGTCAGCCAACGCTGCTGCCTTACTTCAACCGGGCTAAGGAGAATGGGGCGAGGATCATTGTCATCGACCCGCGGAAAACAGCCACCGCCGCCATGGCCGATATGCATTTGCCGATCAGACCGGGAACGGATACCGTACTGGCGGATGTGATGCTTAAGATCATTATGGATGAAGGCTTTATCGATGAGTCCTTTATTCAAGCAAGGACGAACGGTTACGACGAGTTGAGCGTTTATCTGAACAGCCTCGATCTCTCGCAGGCTGCCGATATATGCGGATTGGAGCTGGGGCAAATCCGGGAGGCCGCTTTAGCCTTTGGCGAGGCGGATACTGGCATGGTGCTGACTGCGCGAGGGGTGGAGCAGCAGACGGATGGCCATCTTGCGGTTCGCCATTTTCTAAACCTGGTCTTGGCTACGGGTAAAATCGGGAGAGAGGGCTGCGGATACGGAGCCATCACCGGTCAGGGGAATGGACAAGGGGGAAGGGAGCATGGGCAGAAGGCCGATCAGCTGCCGGGTTACAGGTCGATCGAGAATGAAAAGGATCGGGCTTACGTTGCCTCCGTGTGGGGTGTGGAAGCTGCAAGCCTCCCCGGGAAAGGCGTCTCTGCCTATGAGATGATGGAGCTGATTCATCAGGGAGTGATTAAATCGCTCTTCGTGATGGGCTCCAATCCCATCGTATCGAATCCGAACGCCGGGCTTGTGGAGGAAGGTTTGAACAAACTTGATTTTCTGATGGTTGCCGACATGTTTATGTCCGAAACGGCCCAATTGGCCGATCTCGTTCTGCCCGTAACCTCCTACATGGAAAATGAAGGGACACTGACGAACCTGGAGGGACGCGTGCTTCTGAGAGAAGCAGGGCGTCAGGCGCCTGGCGAGGCGCGTCATGACTGGAGGATTCTGTGCTCCATAGCAGACATGCTGGGGAAGGGGCAATATTTTCGCTTCAACGAGCCTGAAGAGGTCTTTAATGAGCTGAGGCTAGCGAGCAAGGGTGGAATTGCAGACTACTACGGTATAACCTATGACCGACTGCGCCGGGAGAAGGGAGTCTATTGGCCGTGCCCCTCGCCTGAAGAAGCTGGGGCGGGCCTTCTGTTTCAACAATCGTTTGCCCATCCGGACGGAAAGGCCGTGTTCTCTATAATGGAAGGGACTCCTTGGAAAGGGGTAACTGAGGAGTATTCGCTCATTCTGACCAATGGACGTGTTCTGTCCCACTATCTGACAGGGGTGCAGACCAGAAGGAGTCCTTCTTTGCTTGCGCGTGAGCTGGAAAATTTCGTGGAGATCCATCCGATTACCGCACAGCGTTACCGAATTCGGGACGGAGAGTGGGTAGAAGTTCAATCGGAGCATGGATATTTTACCGTGCGTGCCAGAATCAAAGACCAGATTCGAGAAGACACCCTGTTCGTGCCTATGCATTGGGGCGGCGTGCAGAATGTCAATCACGCGACCCGGCCGGAACTGGACCCGTTCTGTAAAATGCCCGGTTTTAAGACATCCGCTGTCCGGATTCGGCCCCTGCATCAGAAAGTTTATAGGGAGAACGATTCGTACACGGAGCGTTAA